The following are encoded together in the Capsulimonas corticalis genome:
- the aspS gene encoding aspartate--tRNA ligase: MAFSKRTVSCGEVSEEQVGQVVTVNGWVNRNRDQGGIAFLDVRDRTGIVQVTVDGSQAADALAVAEKLRSEFCVSITGPVRRRPEGTENANLKTGTVEVVAQTIELLNPAKTPPFPISEDKEGKEVDEMVRLKYRYLDLRRPKMYEKMRLRHDVIRTIREFMYGRDFIEVETPIMTKSSPEGARDYLVPYRLEPGLFYALPQAPQQFKQLLMVAGFERYFQIAKCFRDEAQRADRQPEFTQLDLEMSYVTQDDILELIESLMIHVVETNSTKTITKPFVRLTYDEAIARYGSDKPDLRYGLELQDCAEVLKDTEFVVFRGALDSGGQVKLIRYPGGASLSRKEIDDLTQIAKDFGAKGLAYLLVTEEGVKSPIAKFLKPEEIDGLLKLAEAEPGDMVAFSADKPAVVAKVLDRLRREIAARKGLADKNTLAFGWVTDFPVFEWDEDDKKWTFAHNPFAMPHEEHLDLLESDPAICRAYCYDLVCNGQESASGSIRIHKRDIQERIFKMLGNTDEQITAKFGHMLDAFDFGAPPHGGIAPGLDRLITLLTDDDSIREVIAFPKAGGGYDPMMDAPSEVEEKALRELGLTIKRPPKKDDKAE, encoded by the coding sequence GTGGCGTTTTCAAAACGGACAGTGTCATGCGGGGAAGTGTCGGAAGAACAGGTGGGCCAAGTCGTCACCGTGAACGGCTGGGTGAACCGCAATCGTGATCAGGGCGGGATCGCGTTCCTGGACGTTCGTGACCGGACGGGGATCGTACAGGTGACCGTGGACGGCAGCCAGGCGGCCGACGCGCTGGCCGTGGCGGAGAAGCTGCGGTCGGAGTTCTGCGTCAGCATCACCGGCCCGGTGCGCCGCCGTCCCGAAGGTACGGAGAACGCGAACCTGAAGACCGGAACGGTGGAAGTCGTCGCGCAAACGATCGAGCTCCTGAACCCGGCGAAGACGCCGCCGTTCCCGATCTCCGAGGACAAAGAAGGCAAGGAAGTCGACGAGATGGTGCGCCTGAAGTACCGTTATCTCGACCTGCGCCGGCCGAAGATGTACGAGAAGATGCGTCTGCGGCACGACGTCATCCGGACGATCCGCGAGTTTATGTACGGCCGCGACTTCATCGAAGTCGAGACGCCGATCATGACCAAGTCGTCGCCGGAAGGCGCGCGCGACTACCTGGTCCCCTATCGCCTGGAGCCGGGCCTATTCTACGCCCTTCCCCAGGCGCCGCAGCAGTTCAAGCAGCTGCTGATGGTGGCCGGGTTCGAGCGTTACTTCCAGATCGCCAAGTGCTTCCGAGACGAAGCCCAGCGCGCGGACCGGCAGCCGGAGTTCACGCAGCTCGACCTGGAGATGTCCTATGTGACCCAAGATGATATCTTGGAGCTGATCGAGTCGCTGATGATCCATGTCGTCGAGACCAATTCGACCAAGACGATCACCAAACCATTCGTACGCCTGACGTACGATGAGGCAATCGCACGCTATGGCTCGGACAAGCCCGACCTGCGCTACGGCTTGGAGCTGCAAGACTGCGCCGAAGTCTTGAAAGACACCGAGTTCGTCGTCTTCCGCGGCGCTCTGGACAGCGGCGGTCAGGTCAAACTGATCCGTTACCCTGGAGGCGCGTCGCTTTCGCGCAAAGAGATCGACGATCTTACCCAGATTGCCAAGGACTTCGGCGCCAAGGGCCTCGCGTATCTTCTGGTGACGGAAGAAGGCGTGAAGTCGCCCATCGCGAAGTTCCTGAAGCCCGAGGAAATCGACGGACTGCTCAAGCTCGCCGAAGCGGAGCCGGGCGACATGGTCGCCTTCTCCGCCGACAAGCCCGCCGTCGTCGCGAAGGTGCTGGACCGCCTGCGCCGCGAGATCGCCGCGCGCAAGGGCCTCGCGGACAAGAACACGCTCGCCTTCGGCTGGGTCACGGACTTCCCGGTCTTTGAATGGGACGAGGACGACAAGAAGTGGACCTTCGCACACAACCCGTTCGCGATGCCGCACGAAGAGCATCTGGACCTGCTGGAGAGCGACCCGGCCATCTGCCGCGCCTACTGCTACGATCTGGTCTGCAACGGCCAGGAATCGGCCTCCGGTTCGATCCGTATCCACAAGCGCGACATCCAGGAGCGCATCTTCAAGATGCTGGGCAACACCGACGAGCAGATCACCGCGAAGTTCGGACACATGCTGGACGCCTTCGACTTTGGCGCCCCGCCCCACGGCGGCATCGCGCCGGGCCTTGACCGCCTGATCACGCTCTTAACGGACGACGACAGCATCCGCGAAGTCATCGCCTTCCCGAAAGCCGGCGGCGGCTACGACCCGATGATGGACGCTCCGTCCGAAGTCGAGGAAAAAGCGCTGCGTGAGCTGGGACTGACGATCAAGCGGCCGCCGAAGAAGGACGATAAGGCGGAGTAG
- a CDS encoding DEAD/DEAH box helicase, whose protein sequence is MAIEWLPAQLTPATQSQTKSSEILNLESLSPGRLAGSPDPESYRKGIAYYNNGQVQLSHLDSNEAVLYVDGSLPEPYEVCVWVDGGKTYFDCECPVARDFTKTICKHKVAAALFLAQHFETEKAGKWEMALSDVLTPKQTKKTRTTQSLLFFSLQSRRMEWSIAAYSIPASNFTSINIHDHAAVAAQVKTLGLSKKATAIKNISATAKYLNATSSSILVAQLLGMNEQYTYYYYYNAKPLALDKIFPLLADCIVFRGTEQDPLQKPLKILTEPAAAELELHAAAEGMEIQPVITRNDRPEAFNLKKHVIVHQEPMWLLEGDALYPVTGTSDALVGLMSATREKPIFIPNAEKDRFFDAYLPQLTEQVQVRGEMVSWETHDSPPAPRIYLNEEDQQMRAQLRFGYGEHEITAGEPGAIVTRRKPGEAAMVRIHRHPELEEAHWQQMSKHGLKRGPSTDIFLLRAKTEPVDFLLHHVPKLAEAGFDVYGEEHLTSARINRNRPTMNFSVSSGIDWFDVKAVAQFGDQEVPLSVIRQAMKRREKYIKLADGSIGAIPEDWLERYKHLFAFAETTEDGLRIGNDHIALIDQLLEEDEAAVQIDVEFNARRDRLRAFSEIKPHALPKGFEGELRPYQKHGYDWLHFLHDYELGGCLADDMGIGKTVQALTFLQSLGESGHAEAASLIVLPRSLLFNWEREAAKFTPGLRVLMHSENSRTKNTHDFDEYDIILTTYGVMMRDIEFLRKYKFHYVVLDEAQAIKNPASQTAKSARLLKADHKLTLTGTPVENSTVELWSQFAFLNPGLLGSFEYFRDQFANAIERKQDERSADLLRKMVFPFILRRTKDQVATELPPRTERILTAEMEPAQRKLYNETRDKFRDELLQLIDTGGMNSARMRVLEALLRLRQIANHPRLIEGDSPIDSAKFELLIETLETLRSEGHKALIFSQFVKMLTLVREALEERDIPYMYLDGKTKDRQSRVDTFQADDQIPFFLISLKAGGTGLNLTAADYVIHIDPWWNPAVERQATDRTHRIGQTKPVFVYKLITRDTVEEKILELQDRKRALAEQLIATEGGFFKSLTKEDVGSLLG, encoded by the coding sequence ATGGCAATCGAATGGCTCCCCGCACAATTGACACCCGCCACGCAGTCCCAGACGAAATCCTCCGAAATTCTCAACCTCGAAAGCCTCAGCCCAGGCCGCCTCGCCGGATCGCCCGACCCCGAGTCCTACCGAAAAGGCATTGCTTACTACAATAACGGTCAGGTCCAGCTCTCGCATCTCGACAGCAACGAGGCGGTTCTATACGTCGATGGCTCGCTGCCGGAGCCGTATGAAGTGTGCGTTTGGGTGGACGGCGGCAAGACCTATTTCGACTGCGAATGCCCGGTGGCGCGCGATTTCACCAAGACGATCTGCAAGCACAAAGTCGCGGCGGCGCTTTTTCTCGCCCAGCACTTTGAGACGGAGAAGGCCGGCAAGTGGGAGATGGCGCTTTCCGATGTCCTGACGCCCAAGCAGACTAAGAAGACGCGCACGACGCAGTCGCTGCTGTTCTTTAGCCTCCAATCACGGCGCATGGAGTGGTCGATCGCGGCGTACAGCATCCCCGCCAGCAACTTCACCAGTATCAATATCCACGATCACGCCGCCGTCGCGGCGCAGGTGAAGACGCTGGGGCTTTCCAAGAAGGCGACGGCGATCAAGAATATCAGCGCGACGGCGAAGTATCTGAATGCGACCTCCTCCAGTATTCTCGTCGCGCAGCTGCTCGGCATGAACGAGCAGTATACGTACTACTATTACTACAACGCAAAGCCCCTCGCCCTGGACAAGATCTTCCCGCTGCTTGCCGACTGCATCGTCTTTCGCGGGACCGAGCAGGATCCGCTGCAAAAGCCTCTCAAAATCCTGACCGAGCCGGCGGCGGCGGAACTGGAGCTGCACGCGGCCGCCGAAGGGATGGAGATTCAGCCGGTCATCACGCGCAACGATCGCCCGGAAGCCTTCAATCTCAAAAAGCATGTCATCGTCCATCAGGAGCCGATGTGGCTCCTGGAGGGCGACGCCCTTTATCCCGTGACCGGAACGAGCGATGCGCTGGTCGGCCTGATGAGCGCCACGCGCGAAAAGCCGATCTTTATTCCCAACGCCGAAAAAGACCGTTTCTTCGACGCCTACCTGCCCCAATTGACCGAGCAGGTCCAGGTGCGGGGAGAAATGGTCTCGTGGGAGACACACGATTCGCCGCCGGCGCCGCGCATCTATCTCAATGAAGAAGATCAGCAGATGCGCGCGCAGCTGCGCTTTGGCTACGGCGAGCACGAGATCACGGCGGGCGAGCCGGGCGCGATCGTCACCCGGCGCAAGCCCGGCGAGGCGGCGATGGTCCGCATTCACCGTCATCCGGAGCTGGAAGAAGCCCACTGGCAGCAGATGTCCAAGCATGGCCTTAAGCGCGGTCCCAGCACGGACATCTTCCTGCTGCGCGCCAAAACCGAACCGGTGGACTTCCTGCTGCACCATGTCCCCAAGCTCGCCGAGGCCGGGTTCGATGTCTATGGCGAGGAGCATCTGACCTCCGCGCGCATCAACCGCAACCGCCCGACCATGAACTTCTCGGTGTCGTCGGGGATCGACTGGTTCGATGTCAAGGCTGTCGCGCAGTTTGGCGATCAGGAGGTCCCGCTGTCAGTCATTCGGCAGGCGATGAAGCGGCGCGAGAAGTATATCAAGCTCGCCGACGGCTCCATCGGCGCAATCCCCGAGGACTGGCTGGAGCGATACAAGCACCTCTTCGCCTTCGCCGAAACCACCGAGGACGGCCTGCGGATCGGCAACGATCATATCGCCCTGATCGATCAGCTCCTCGAAGAAGACGAAGCGGCGGTACAGATAGACGTCGAGTTCAACGCGCGCCGCGACCGCCTGCGCGCCTTCTCGGAGATCAAGCCGCACGCGTTGCCCAAAGGCTTTGAAGGCGAGCTGCGGCCATACCAGAAACACGGCTACGACTGGCTGCACTTCCTGCACGACTACGAGCTGGGCGGCTGCCTCGCCGACGACATGGGCATCGGCAAGACCGTCCAGGCGCTGACCTTTTTGCAGTCGCTGGGCGAAAGCGGCCACGCCGAGGCCGCGAGCCTGATCGTGCTGCCTCGTTCGCTCCTGTTCAACTGGGAGCGTGAGGCCGCCAAGTTCACGCCCGGCCTGCGCGTGCTAATGCACAGCGAGAACAGCCGGACCAAGAACACGCACGACTTCGATGAATACGACATCATTCTGACGACCTACGGCGTGATGATGCGCGACATCGAATTTCTACGCAAGTACAAATTCCACTATGTCGTTCTCGATGAAGCTCAGGCGATCAAGAACCCGGCGTCGCAGACCGCCAAGTCCGCGCGCCTTCTCAAAGCCGATCACAAACTGACGCTTACGGGAACGCCGGTCGAAAACTCCACCGTTGAGCTCTGGTCTCAGTTCGCCTTTTTGAATCCGGGCCTCCTGGGAAGCTTCGAGTATTTCCGGGATCAGTTCGCGAACGCCATCGAGCGCAAACAGGACGAACGCAGCGCGGATCTTTTACGCAAAATGGTCTTCCCGTTTATCCTGCGCCGCACCAAGGATCAAGTGGCGACCGAGCTGCCGCCGCGCACAGAGCGGATCCTGACCGCCGAGATGGAGCCCGCCCAGCGCAAGCTTTACAACGAAACGCGCGATAAGTTCCGCGACGAGCTGCTCCAGTTGATCGATACCGGCGGCATGAACAGCGCCCGCATGCGCGTGCTGGAGGCCCTGCTGCGCCTGCGCCAGATCGCCAACCACCCACGCCTGATCGAAGGCGATTCGCCCATCGATTCCGCCAAGTTCGAACTTCTGATCGAGACCCTGGAGACCCTGCGCTCCGAAGGCCACAAGGCCCTGATCTTCTCACAGTTCGTCAAGATGCTCACCCTGGTCCGCGAAGCGCTCGAAGAACGCGACATCCCGTACATGTACCTCGACGGCAAGACCAAGGACCGCCAATCCCGCGTCGACACCTTCCAGGCCGACGACCAGATTCCGTTCTTCCTGATCAGCCTTAAAGCCGGCGGCACCGGCCTCAACCTCACCGCCGCCGACTACGTCATCCACATCGACCCCTGGTGGAACCCCGCCGTCGAACGCCAGGCCACCGACCGCACTCACCGAATCGGCCAGACCAAGCCTGTCTTCGTCTATAAGCTCATCACCCGCGACACCGTGGAAGAGAAGATTCTCGAACTTCAGGACAGAAAGCGCGCCCTCGCCGAACAGCTCATCGCCACCGAAGGTGGGTTCTTCAAGTCACTGACGAAGGAAGATGTGGGATCGCTGCTCGGATGA
- a CDS encoding glycosyl hydrolase family 18 protein produces the protein MKSKLTKHRQRIGLAILAFVILILADIFLYPMLAQPPGPMPTATENGLWLRYTWYFGGARDYDGLAQRLQEEKIRDAYFHVRGIDADGHLHFRYPDRARRLTSEVHKRSPGVRAIAWIYAGNSHGEGKVDLSRPEVRAAMAQEARWLAEDCGFDGVQWDYEICANGDPHLLELLEETRAAMPAGKLLSVATPLWSPIASERLGWDDAYFQKVAARCDQMTVMAYDSGLYSPRIYVWLVAQQVTHVTQDAAAANPSCRVLIGVPTYAKGGLSHDPHTENMRMGLIGVRTGLADPQTKQSAFAGVAPFADYTTQADEWRTYDEIWRRRD, from the coding sequence ATGAAGTCCAAACTCACCAAGCACCGTCAACGCATTGGCCTCGCCATCCTCGCCTTCGTCATTCTCATTCTCGCCGACATCTTCCTCTACCCCATGCTCGCGCAGCCGCCCGGCCCCATGCCGACCGCCACGGAGAATGGTCTGTGGCTGCGCTATACGTGGTACTTCGGCGGCGCGCGCGACTACGATGGGCTTGCCCAGCGTCTCCAAGAAGAGAAGATCCGGGACGCGTATTTTCATGTGCGCGGGATCGACGCCGATGGACATCTGCATTTTCGGTATCCCGATCGCGCGCGGCGTCTTACTTCGGAGGTTCACAAACGCTCGCCGGGCGTTCGGGCGATTGCATGGATTTACGCCGGCAATTCGCATGGCGAGGGAAAGGTCGATCTGTCGCGGCCCGAGGTGCGCGCGGCGATGGCTCAGGAGGCGCGGTGGCTGGCAGAGGATTGCGGGTTCGATGGCGTGCAGTGGGATTATGAGATCTGCGCGAACGGCGATCCGCATCTGCTGGAGCTATTGGAAGAAACACGGGCGGCAATGCCGGCGGGGAAGCTGCTTTCCGTGGCGACGCCGCTTTGGTCGCCCATCGCCTCCGAACGCCTGGGGTGGGACGACGCTTATTTCCAGAAAGTCGCGGCGCGGTGCGATCAAATGACCGTAATGGCGTATGACTCCGGACTCTATTCACCCCGCATCTACGTCTGGCTTGTGGCGCAGCAAGTGACGCATGTCACACAGGACGCGGCGGCGGCGAACCCAAGCTGCCGGGTCCTGATCGGCGTTCCCACCTACGCCAAGGGCGGCCTGTCGCACGATCCGCATACCGAGAATATGCGCATGGGGCTGATCGGCGTCCGCACCGGACTCGCCGATCCTCAGACAAAGCAAAGCGCCTTCGCCGGCGTCGCGCCGTTCGCGGACTATACAACGCAGGCGGACGAGTGGCGAACGTACGACGAAATCTGGCGCCGGCGCGATTAG
- a CDS encoding type II secretion system protein translates to MPPATFNCTRCQAPLTPGSTQCTNCGLTFDTPVPYAAAPGYAAPPAKKTSPIAIIAIIGAVGCLPMIAIMAAILFPVFARAREKAREDVSMNNLRSLGLASLQFTQDHDEKLPPLDTMEHFKAAVSQYIPAQNGQDLYTEPGANVPYALNAKISKKSLETFSDPTKVVLIREAVPHSDGKIATVYVDGHVTLETPGP, encoded by the coding sequence ATGCCGCCCGCCACCTTCAACTGCACCCGCTGTCAAGCGCCGCTGACGCCGGGCTCCACCCAATGTACGAATTGCGGCCTGACATTCGACACGCCCGTCCCGTACGCCGCGGCGCCTGGTTACGCGGCGCCGCCCGCAAAGAAAACCTCGCCCATCGCGATCATTGCGATTATCGGCGCGGTTGGCTGTCTTCCCATGATCGCCATCATGGCCGCCATTCTCTTCCCGGTCTTCGCCAGAGCGCGCGAAAAGGCGCGTGAGGATGTCTCGATGAATAACCTGAGGAGCCTCGGTCTGGCGTCGCTGCAATTCACGCAAGATCATGACGAGAAGCTCCCGCCGCTGGACACCATGGAGCATTTCAAAGCGGCGGTATCGCAGTATATTCCCGCACAAAACGGCCAAGATCTCTACACGGAGCCGGGCGCTAACGTTCCCTACGCGCTAAACGCCAAGATCTCGAAGAAATCGCTGGAGACGTTTTCGGATCCCACCAAGGTCGTGCTGATTCGGGAGGCCGTTCCCCATTCCGACGGAAAGATCGCGACGGTTTATGTGGACGGACATGTGACGCTGGAAACGCCGGGGCCGTAA
- a CDS encoding prepilin-type N-terminal cleavage/methylation domain-containing protein produces the protein MSIGGNRNHGFTLIELLVVIAIIAILAAILFPVFAKAREKARQISCASNEKQWGLAFMQYSQDNDEKLPNGRQYDCYIGWAGQLYPYVKSVGMGKCPDDPTAGQAISYAYNFNLANIVVSSSNLTAQNAPASTVMLFEVTGISSDFQNVYELGNAAGQFSAAGNGYPLNGSPVFDTPGCKSTLTTEKFATGVMPGIKDVNYTSAPRHTDGSNFLAADGHVKYLRPSQVSSGFSDGPDTPPDPTNPTAAGTNKMTGFAMTFGL, from the coding sequence ATGTCTATCGGCGGCAATCGAAATCACGGTTTTACATTGATTGAATTGCTCGTAGTTATCGCTATAATCGCAATTCTTGCGGCGATCTTGTTTCCCGTGTTTGCCAAGGCGCGTGAGAAGGCCCGTCAAATCTCCTGCGCGTCGAACGAAAAGCAATGGGGACTGGCCTTTATGCAATATTCGCAAGACAATGACGAGAAGCTTCCGAATGGCCGGCAGTACGACTGCTACATTGGGTGGGCGGGGCAGCTTTATCCGTACGTCAAGAGCGTTGGGATGGGCAAGTGCCCGGACGATCCCACGGCGGGGCAGGCCATCTCGTATGCGTACAACTTCAATCTCGCGAACATCGTCGTCTCCAGCAGCAATCTGACCGCGCAGAATGCGCCCGCGAGCACGGTGATGCTGTTTGAGGTGACAGGGATCTCCTCGGATTTCCAGAACGTCTACGAGCTCGGGAACGCCGCCGGCCAGTTCTCCGCCGCCGGCAACGGCTATCCGCTCAACGGCAGCCCGGTCTTCGATACGCCAGGATGTAAATCCACCCTGACCACGGAGAAGTTCGCGACCGGCGTGATGCCGGGGATCAAGGATGTGAACTACACCTCCGCGCCGCGTCACACGGACGGCTCCAACTTCCTGGCCGCCGACGGCCATGTGAAGTACCTGCGCCCATCGCAGGTTTCATCCGGATTTAGCGACGGACCGGACACGCCCCCGGATCCCACGAACCCCACGGCGGCGGGCACGAACAAGATGACCGGGTTTGCAATGACGTTCGGCCTGTAA
- a CDS encoding NADP-dependent oxidoreductase, protein MSKAIRIHNYGGPEALQEEDVPVADPGAGQVQIRVHATTLNPIDPLRASGVARSEFALTFPWIPGSDISGVIEKVGEGVTGLSVGDAVYGDPPDSTYAELANVDAGAVAIKPASLSHAEAAAAGVVTQTAWQALDAAGIVSGQRILIHGAGGAVGSAAVQLAHRLGAYVIATASGPDTEYVRGLGADEVIDYKTTPFETVVKDADAVLDTVGGNTQQRSFGVLKPGGVIVALNQFPSQEEAAKHNVNAVMIDTKPSQEILAKLAELLDSGKLKVRVGKTYPLSQAADAWRDSKTQSIKGKIVLIATE, encoded by the coding sequence ATGTCGAAAGCAATACGTATTCACAACTATGGCGGACCGGAAGCGCTTCAGGAAGAGGATGTTCCGGTGGCCGATCCCGGCGCCGGACAGGTGCAGATCCGCGTCCATGCGACGACGCTGAATCCGATCGATCCGCTGCGGGCGTCCGGCGTGGCTCGCAGCGAGTTCGCGCTGACATTTCCCTGGATCCCGGGCTCTGATATCTCCGGTGTGATTGAGAAGGTAGGCGAGGGCGTGACCGGCCTGAGCGTCGGCGACGCCGTCTACGGCGATCCGCCCGACAGCACGTATGCGGAGCTGGCGAACGTGGACGCGGGCGCCGTCGCGATCAAGCCGGCGAGCCTCAGTCATGCGGAAGCGGCGGCCGCGGGCGTCGTGACCCAAACCGCATGGCAGGCGCTGGACGCGGCGGGGATCGTGTCGGGACAGCGCATCTTGATCCATGGCGCCGGCGGCGCGGTCGGGAGCGCCGCCGTGCAGCTCGCGCATCGTCTGGGGGCGTACGTGATCGCAACCGCGTCCGGGCCGGATACCGAATATGTGCGCGGGCTGGGAGCGGACGAAGTCATCGACTACAAAACGACGCCGTTTGAGACGGTCGTCAAAGACGCCGACGCAGTGCTCGACACCGTGGGCGGCAACACCCAGCAGCGCTCCTTCGGCGTCCTGAAGCCCGGCGGGGTGATCGTGGCGCTCAACCAGTTCCCATCTCAGGAAGAAGCGGCGAAGCACAATGTGAATGCCGTGATGATCGACACCAAGCCATCCCAGGAGATCCTGGCGAAGCTGGCCGAATTGCTGGACTCCGGCAAGCTCAAAGTCCGAGTCGGGAAAACCTACCCGCTTAGCCAGGCGGCCGACGCGTGGCGCGACAGCAAGACGCAGTCGATCAAAGGCAAAATCGTCCTCATCGCCACGGAATAG
- a CDS encoding winged helix-turn-helix transcriptional regulator, whose protein sequence is MQVTNNLQAMGDDDVCPIREILDRIGDKWSVLVISNLADETLRFNALKQRITGISQRMLTETVRKLERNGILTRTVYPTIPPRVEYSLTPLGQTVVGPIQTLIQWADGHSREILAARAAYDIEQEQPVRPIPTPY, encoded by the coding sequence ATGCAAGTAACCAACAATCTCCAGGCGATGGGCGACGACGATGTCTGTCCGATTCGGGAGATCCTCGATCGTATCGGCGATAAGTGGTCGGTCCTGGTGATTTCCAACCTCGCGGACGAAACCCTGCGGTTCAATGCGCTGAAGCAGCGGATCACGGGCATCAGCCAGCGGATGCTGACGGAAACCGTGCGCAAGCTGGAGCGCAACGGCATCCTGACGCGGACTGTCTATCCGACCATTCCCCCACGCGTCGAATACTCCCTCACACCGCTCGGACAAACAGTCGTCGGCCCCATCCAAACACTCATCCAATGGGCGGACGGGCACAGCCGCGAGATCCTCGCCGCCCGCGCCGCCTACGACATCGAACAGGAACAGCCCGTCCGCCCCATCCCCACGCCGTACTAA
- a CDS encoding VanW family protein: MRASLHHLATTKGLSPDLTALALILIAAAILWLLIGRAPAPVRAGVLAAYTTDLSQRTPHQAFNARRAAAAIDGATIAPGSIFSFNAVVRGWSADRGFLRAPVSYNGTLIDDYGGGVCETSTTLYNAALLAGCPILERHAHTFSPSYAPPGRDAAVAYTTADLRFRNPYRSPITIHCAASADRIVCRLETPIAVKLRAVLTSQVVSRQPPSTATVEPGSGGRRSRWRLRGRDGLTVAVYRTWFENGEVAGRELVSQDSYLPISRVRWEKQ, encoded by the coding sequence GTGAGGGCCTCTCTCCACCATCTCGCGACTACCAAGGGGCTCTCCCCAGACCTCACCGCCCTCGCCCTGATTCTCATCGCCGCCGCCATTCTCTGGCTCCTCATCGGCCGCGCGCCCGCGCCCGTTCGGGCGGGCGTTCTCGCGGCCTATACGACGGATCTCTCCCAGCGCACGCCGCATCAGGCGTTCAACGCGCGGCGGGCGGCGGCGGCGATCGACGGCGCGACGATTGCGCCGGGATCGATCTTTTCGTTCAACGCTGTGGTGCGGGGATGGAGCGCGGATCGGGGGTTCCTGCGCGCGCCGGTGAGCTACAACGGGACGCTGATCGATGATTACGGCGGCGGCGTCTGCGAAACGAGCACTACGCTTTACAATGCGGCGCTGCTCGCGGGATGCCCCATTCTGGAGCGTCACGCGCATACGTTCTCGCCCAGCTACGCGCCGCCGGGGCGCGACGCCGCCGTCGCGTACACGACGGCCGATCTGCGCTTCCGCAATCCGTATCGAAGTCCGATCACGATTCACTGCGCGGCGTCGGCCGATCGGATCGTCTGCCGGCTGGAGACGCCCATCGCGGTGAAGCTTCGTGCGGTGCTGACGTCACAGGTCGTCAGCCGGCAGCCGCCGTCCACGGCGACGGTCGAGCCGGGATCGGGCGGCCGCCGCTCACGCTGGCGTCTGCGCGGGCGGGACGGCCTGACGGTGGCGGTTTACCGCACCTGGTTCGAGAATGGCGAGGTCGCCGGACGCGAACTGGTCTCGCAGGATAGTTATCTCCCGATTTCTCGCGTGCGATGGGAGAAGCAGTAG